ACGAGGCATATTTCATTTCTACTGCCAATAACCCGCACAAGATTGTCCTCTAATTCCTTTTCTGTAAGAATCTTTTCCTCAGGGCGTCCAAACGTCGTTCCCTCCAGCAGCATAACGTCTACTGGTTTACCCGAGAGTGCTTTAACAATGGCCCGCAAAGCACTGGGCTTTCGCCCGTGCTCACGAAAGTCCCCAGAATAAAATACACTTTTGCCTTCTGCCTCGATAAGGAATGCGTAAGCATCGAATGCAGAATGATCCACCAGAAAGGGGGTTACTCTGAACTCGCCGGTGTACACTGGGACTCCGTTAGCAAAGGTACTTGGCTTACCACCGACTCTCCCCAATGGCCAAAACATCGTGGTAAGTTCCATTAAACGTCGGGTAGCTTCCCCACTATATACCGGTACATCGGGAGAAATAAAGTTGACAAGCCCATAGTGGTCAATATGAGCATGAGAGAGGAATAATGCATCTATCCGGCGGCACTCCGTATCCCATGCATACAGGCCTCGAATATCAGGCAAAATGCCGCTATTTACCAGTTCAGCTCCCGTTCGCAAGCGTAGTGTGCTGCTGTCAAAGCGGGAATCATCTTTCGCCGCCAGAGGCAGGCCCAAATCTATAATAATGCGGCTGTCTCCACTTTGCAGTTCAACACAGGAACCCCCTATATCATGGGTGCCGCGACAGATCCTGACCCTCATAGTAGTACCTTTTCTGCTGTGAATGTCGAGCCCGATTCTTCCAGTAAGAAGAATGTGATTTCCAGGGACTCCGCCAATTGCTTCAGCATGGGACGTTTCCCGTCCTTCATTTCTTCAATTTCCTCATGCTGCGGCTGCCCCCTAAAGATAAGCACCGCCTTGCGGATGCAATCGGGGCCAAGGTTACCAAGCATATCCCTATGGGACTCAATAAATCCTTCTTTATCAAGCAACTGATAATAGGTTGCAATCTCCAGCAGACAACGCAACAGCGTGTCCTTATTGCCTGCTCTTTTAAATTCTACCAGCCATACTGTATCGGTGTCCTGGTTAAACGACACCAGATCGATCTTTCCCGCCTTATCTTTCTGAGTGCTTTTGAGGGGCACCTGATAATCAAAGACCTTACCCAGTTCGCCCAGGTTATTGCCCCGCTCGGAATAATTGAAAAGCCTTTTCGCCAAAATCTCTTCTGCCCGGTTGGTCTGCTGCCTGATATTGCCGTCATGCGTTTCTACGCGGTATTCTTTTCTGAGAATGGCGGGTAGACTTCTTAGCCTTGCCGCCATGTTCGATTTTAGTAGTTCTTCGGCAATTACCTCCGTAAACAGCTGTTGCTGATCATCTCTGGTCTTTCCTCTCCAGTTGAGGAATGGCTGCTGGTACAACTGCCCGATGTTCTGCATGGCGACCGCTGTTTCGTAAATCACCCGCTCTCTAGTATAGGGAGCCGGGGGCCAGGTAATGGATGTGTATTCGTCTCCGAAATAATCGGTAATGGAGGCAAAGCTCTGAACAGGGAAATCATGGTACGCCAGAAAGACAAAACCTGAACCATAAGGCAACTGGTCAGGTTGTAAACGGTCCTCCCCATAAGGCATAGCGGCCACGTAAAGGAATGCCCTCAGAACTTCAATATCCGTTTCCTGATCGACACCCTCTACCACGATCATTCCCCGGTTTTCAGGCCAGTAGGAGGGCTTCTTGCGTTGATGGTAAGGCCTCCCGTCCAGCCATGCGATCTCTATTTGCCCCCTGACGTCTTCAACGCTTGCTCCCGATGTATTAAAGA
The window above is part of the Pelotomaculum thermopropionicum SI genome. Proteins encoded here:
- the YSH1 gene encoding predicted exonuclease of the beta-lactamase fold (involved in RNA processing) → MRVRICRGTHDIGGSCVELQSGDSRIIIDLGLPLAAKDDSRFDSSTLRLRTGAELVNSGILPDIRGLYAWDTECRRIDALFLSHAHIDHYGLVNFISPDVPVYSGEATRRLMELTTMFWPLGRVGGKPSTFANGVPVYTGEFRVTPFLVDHSAFDAYAFLIEAEGKSVFYSGDFREHGRKPSALRAIVKALSGKPVDVMLLEGTTFGRPEEKILTEKELEDNLVRVIGSRNEICLVCSSGQNIDRLVTFYRAALRCDKIFVVDVYTAVVLDALRDFARIPYPSSQYSNLRVFFPYWLSRRLSGSGHVDVLYRYRGLKITRRELEEQQRRVLMLVRPSMIGDLRRINFTGGSFIYSMWLGYQKEPAMARLLNFAREQDLEYYYIHTSGHAPPQTLKKLVDTLRPKEVIPIHTFYPDEYQALGVKVRCMNDGDIYWLN